In Planctomycetota bacterium, the genomic window TCGGAAAGTAAGCGGGCGTCTGGGGCTCAGCGCGTGCGACGCCGGGCCGCCAGGAGCAGGCCGAAGCCGATCGCGCCGACGCTGGCCGGCTCGGGGACGACCGTGACCGAGAAGTTGTCGCCGAAGCCGGCGATGCTGTTGCTCTGGCTGCTCGTGGTCGTTCGGCCGCGGTAGCCGAAGAAGTCGCCGGTGAGCGCGGTCGGATCGTTGCCGCTGGCGGAGGCGACGAGCGTCGTGCCGTCGAAAAGCTCGCTCACGATGTCGAGCCCGCCTGTGCCATCGGGCGTGAAGGTCGCGGTGAGCGTGTAGGTCGTGCCGAGGCTGAAGGACTGGCCGGGCTCAAAGGTCGTCCCACTGTCGAGCTGCGTGTTGCTGCCGGCAATCTCGAAGATGCGCAGATTGCCCGACGCGTCAAAGTCCGTGAGGTAGAACGGCGTCCCGGATGCCGTGTCGCTGAACGAAGCGAAACCGACGTTGCCGTCGAGGCTCGACAGGTTGAAGTCGGACGAAACGACGATCGGCACGCCGTCGGCGTTGGTGAGCTCGACGCTGCTGGTGCGCGTCAGTCCCGCGCCGAGGATGTCGACCTCGTACTGCTGGTTCTGAGCGGTCCAGCCGCTGGAGACGCTGAAGCCGTCGGCGACGTTGTCGTCGAAGTCTTCGCTGAACGGGATGGTGGCTCCGGTGGCATGACTGACAGCCGTGAGCAAAAGAGCGGCACAGAGCGCGGTTCGCATGTTTCTCGGGGTCGAAGTGGTGGCGGGATGACGGCAGAGCGTGCCGACAGACGTTAAAAAGTACCTCGCCACAGCCGCCGAGAATTGCAATTTCACGCACTTGGGTTCACCAATTGCGCAATGTGTCTAGCGTTCAGGCGTGGCCGTGGCACCGCCGATCGTGATCGGGCTCTACATGCTGCCGTGGCACTCGTACATCCGCGACGTCCTGCTTGGCGTTCGCGAAGCGGCGGCGGGACGGGGGTGGGAGCTGTATCTGCCGTGGGTCGGGACGGGCAATTGGCCTGAGCCCAAAGACCTGGGCGTCGCGGGCATCATCGCGGGCTTCGATCTCCTCAACGCGACGCAGCTTCGACAGCTGGAAGACGTGCCGCACGTGACGGTCGGGTCGAGCCTCAAACGCGTCGATCGCATCGACGTCACCTGGGACCACGCCGCCATCGGCAGAATGGCGGCGGAGCACTTGCTCGACCAGGGTCACCGCAACTTGGCGACGTGGTTCGCTCCTCACCGCGACTACCAGCGAGCTCGGGCGGCGGGGTTCTGTCGACAGGCGCGGGAAGCGGGATGTCGCGTCACGGTGGTGCACG contains:
- a CDS encoding PEP-CTERM sorting domain-containing protein encodes the protein MRTALCAALLLTAVSHATGATIPFSEDFDDNVADGFSVSSGWTAQNQQYEVDILGAGLTRTSSVELTNADGVPIVVSSDFNLSSLDGNVGFASFSDTASGTPFYLTDFDASGNLRIFEIAGSNTQLDSGTTFEPGQSFSLGTTYTLTATFTPDGTGGLDIVSELFDGTTLVASASGNDPTALTGDFFGYRGRTTTSSQSNSIAGFGDNFSVTVVPEPASVGAIGFGLLLAARRRTR